The Rickettsia endosymbiont of Gonocerus acuteangulatus nucleotide sequence CTATTAACACGATATCTGCAAATTGTAATTCATTAAGTAGCTGTCCATCATCATGTCTTATAGCATAATCGATGGCATTAAGAGTATCAAAATAAGTTTTATCGAATTTATAATTATAATTTTGCTCTTTTTCTATCTTAATTCCTGAAAAAACTGACATTTCTTTAATTATTTTACCTATTACCGAAATACAAGGAATTTTTAATTCATAACAAAATTTTGTCAAATTCTTCCTTAGTTCTTGATCTGCAATTGTATATAGTACAATACCATGTTTTGATTCTATCTTACTCAATACTTCTTTTAATAATTCTAAATTTCTAATCATTGGCCAATGATATAATTTTGGTTTCAAAGAAGTAAATTGAGCAAGAGCAGAATGAGCTGCACTCTTTGCAGTTTGAACAGAAGAGTCTGAAACTAGGTGAATAATCAGCTTTGTCATATTTTACACATACTAATGTGGATAAAAGTTTTGATAACTTATTATTTTTCTTATTAAAAATTTTCTAAAAATATCCAAAATCCTTATTAAATCAAGTAAATCTTGCATTGTTCACTTTAAACAAACAGTTTGTGGATAAAATTGTGAATAAGTAACATTTTTCTTTGAAAATATCACCTTTTCTAAGTAATAAAGAGCTATTACACTTAGTTATCCACTTATAAAAACTTAACTCAAATTTATGTGAATAATTATTAAAATTACTTATTTTGTAGGAATATTTTTTATATATATTTTGTTGATAACTATGTAGAAAACATTTAATCTACATAATTCTACTTACATATACAACAAATAAAGAATACATTATAATTATTTTTATTAGTAACAGTA carries:
- a CDS encoding pyruvate, water dikinase regulatory protein yields the protein MTKLIIHLVSDSSVQTAKSAAHSALAQFTSLKPKLYHWPMIRNLELLKEVLSKIESKHGIVLYTIADQELRKNLTKFCYELKIPCISVIGKIIKEMSVFSGIKIEKEQNYNYKFDKTYFDTLNAIDYAIRHDDGQLLNELQFADIVLIGPSRTSKTPTSVFLAYNGLKTANIPYVYNCPFPDFIEKNIDQLVVGLVINPNRLIEIRETRLNLLQINENRNYTDFNIVQKECLEVKKICELRNWPVIDVSTKSIEETAALIMRIYYNKKNKYNK